The following proteins are encoded in a genomic region of Scylla paramamosain isolate STU-SP2022 chromosome 40, ASM3559412v1, whole genome shotgun sequence:
- the LOC135092441 gene encoding sacsin-like isoform X3, with the protein MQSDRRTRQWRHLCEERRVTERKKTCSVDGAPLATMSCPGDPFTYYKIEVPTVVGQLRNILTQYPDNGQIIKELVQNAEDAGATTVEVVHVPDHFSFPEAWKVVHKFLQGPAVSLYNDAVFSEEDWHGIRKLSESIKKDNPLQVGQFGLGFKSVFHLTDYLMIISGQLVLFMDPSEPEERMCRCLPLQQLSEVFPTASVQHAFGHHLTPQQQAAGSFPGTLFWFPLRQTPSKISDTVYTAEHVKWLFDSFAVEAGVCLTFLKSLEKITIGQLKSQKVIVSHCMEVTSSNMTRMRNMRQAFRQNLQQCKGSPSQALSCSYDATLHTSNHRDNRRQQDMRILHFLPGKKDTEWIKWGGKDTSKHIPLVGVAVPTSTPAEATGHIFSFLPLPPDSTNQTGLPVQVNGAFILNQNRRQVKWRTSESSKEADVMWNEELVVKVVAKAYTVLLEQLLKEATTGSIDATTWYTFLPDLSAVAGRWLKMGKKVWLDLLTQDIISSEVNGFLAVEDVLSSNDLDALNPPEVANTVKKVLCSQSLPLATLPHHVLQSLCLLGEHWDVFLPSLCFSSSSSIKRSGTKPSHTQTPPQHAQKMQHTEEVESRTPPLLQRQRWGLWQSPWPPPSAPSG; encoded by the exons ATGCAAAGCGATAGAAGGACAAGGCAGTGGCGCCATCTATGTGAGGAACGCAGAGTtactgagaggaagaaaac gTGTTCCGTGGATGGTGCACCCCTGGCCACCATGA GTTGCCCAGGAGACCCATTTACCTACTACAAGATTGAGGTGCCCACAGTGGTTGGTCAGCTGCGAAACATTCTCACACAGTACCCTGACAATGGGCAGATCATCAAG gagTTGGTGCAGAATGCAGAGGATGCAGGAGCAACCACAGTGGAGGTGGTGCATGTGCCTGACCACTTCAGCTTCCCAGAGGCATGGAAAGTGGTGCACAAGTTCCTGCAG ggaccGGCAGTCAGTCTCTACAACGATGCAGTCTTCTCGGAGGAGGACTGGCATGGCATTCGGAAATTGAGTGAGAGCATCAAGAAGGACAATCCATTACAAGTGGGACAGTTTGGCCTTGGATTTAAGTCTGTCTTCCACTTAACAG ACTACTTGATGATCATCAGTGGGCAGCTGGTGCTGTTCATGGACCCCAGCGAACCGGAGGAGAGGATGTGTCGCTGCCTCCCCCTGCAGCAGCTGAGTGAGGTGTTCCCAACTGCATCTGTGCAGCACGCCTTTGGTCACCACCTGACGCCACAGCAGCAGGCCGCGGGCAGCTTCCCGGGCACGCTGTTCTGGTTTCCTCTGCGGCAGACTCCCTCAAAGATATCGGACACCGTATACACCGCGGAGCACGTGAAGTGGCTGTTTGACTCGTTTGCAGTGGAGGCAGGTGTGTGCCTCACCTTCCTCAAGTCCCTGGAGAAGATAACCATTGGGCAGTTGAAGAGCCAGAAGGTGATAGTCAGCCACTGCATGGAGGTAACCAGCTCCAACATGACCAGGATGAGGAACATGAGGCAGGCATTCAGACAGAATTTGCAGCAGTGCAAGGGCTCCCCATCCCAGGCTCTCTCCTGCTCCTATGACGCCACGCTTCACACCAGCAACCACAGAGACAACAGACGCCAGCAGGACATGAGAATCCTGCACTTCTTACCAGGAAAGAAGGACACTGAGTGGATTAAGTGGGGTGGAAAAGACACCAGTAAACATATTCCTCTGGTGGGGGTTGCAGTACCCACCTCCACACCGGCAGAAGCCACAGGTCACATCTTCAGCTTCCTGCCTCTGCCACCAGACTCGACCAACCAGACTGGCCTTCCAGTCCAGGTCAATGGGGCCTTTATCCTCAACCAGAATCGAAGACAGGTCAAGTGGAGGACCAGTGAGAGCAGCAAGGAGGCAGAT GTTATGTGGAATGAGGagctggtggtgaaggtggtggccaAGGCATACACAGTGCTCCTGGAACAGCTACTGAAGGAGGCCACGACTGGCAGCATTGATGCCACGACTTGGTACACCTTCCTGCCAGACCTTAGCGCAGTGGCAGGCAGGTGGCTCAAGATGGGAAAGAAAGTGTGGCTGGATCTTCTTACTCAAGACATCATTTCTTCAGAG GTGAATGGGTTCCTTGCGGTGGAGGATGTCCTCTCCTCCAACGACCTTGATGCCCTCAATCCCCCGGAGGTCGCCAACACGGTGAAGAAAGTGCTGTGCTCCCAGTCACTCCCCCTTGCAACACTACCACATCATGTTCTTCAGTCCTTGTGTCTTCTGGGTGAGCACTGGGATGTGTTTCTCCCCAGCCTttgcttctcatcctcctcctccatcaaaaG ATCAGGAACCAAGCCCAGTCACACCCAGACACCTCCGCAGCACGCTCAAAAAATGCAGCACACTGAAGAAGTGGAATCGCGAACACCTCCTCTTTTACAGCGCCAAAGATGGGGATTATGGCAATCTCCTTGGCCTCCCCCTTCTGCCCCTTCAGGATAA
- the LOC135092441 gene encoding sacsin-like isoform X1: MQSDRRTRQWRHLCEERRVTERKKTCSVDGAPLATMSCPGDPFTYYKIEVPTVVGQLRNILTQYPDNGQIIKELVQNAEDAGATTVEVVHVPDHFSFPEAWKVVHKFLQGPAVSLYNDAVFSEEDWHGIRKLSESIKKDNPLQVGQFGLGFKSVFHLTDYLMIISGQLVLFMDPSEPEERMCRCLPLQQLSEVFPTASVQHAFGHHLTPQQQAAGSFPGTLFWFPLRQTPSKISDTVYTAEHVKWLFDSFAVEAGVCLTFLKSLEKITIGQLKSQKVIVSHCMEVTSSNMTRMRNMRQAFRQNLQQCKGSPSQALSCSYDATLHTSNHRDNRRQQDMRILHFLPGKKDTEWIKWGGKDTSKHIPLVGVAVPTSTPAEATGHIFSFLPLPPDSTNQTGLPVQVNGAFILNQNRRQVKWRTSESSKEADVMWNEELVVKVVAKAYTVLLEQLLKEATTGSIDATTWYTFLPDLSAVAGRWLKMGKKVWLDLLTQDIISSEVNGFLAVEDVLSSNDLDALNPPEVANTVKKVLCSQSLPLATLPHHVLQSLCLLDQEPSPVTPRHLRSTLKKCSTLKKWNREHLLFYSAKDGDYGNLLGLPLLPLQDKTWERFRFGGEAVYLCSRKEAEALQGLEGQVVNNNVAPSVLKILQAVADSGATQVCHFQAKQHGPKLLQKSVASMQKPPADFPGC; the protein is encoded by the exons ATGCAAAGCGATAGAAGGACAAGGCAGTGGCGCCATCTATGTGAGGAACGCAGAGTtactgagaggaagaaaac gTGTTCCGTGGATGGTGCACCCCTGGCCACCATGA GTTGCCCAGGAGACCCATTTACCTACTACAAGATTGAGGTGCCCACAGTGGTTGGTCAGCTGCGAAACATTCTCACACAGTACCCTGACAATGGGCAGATCATCAAG gagTTGGTGCAGAATGCAGAGGATGCAGGAGCAACCACAGTGGAGGTGGTGCATGTGCCTGACCACTTCAGCTTCCCAGAGGCATGGAAAGTGGTGCACAAGTTCCTGCAG ggaccGGCAGTCAGTCTCTACAACGATGCAGTCTTCTCGGAGGAGGACTGGCATGGCATTCGGAAATTGAGTGAGAGCATCAAGAAGGACAATCCATTACAAGTGGGACAGTTTGGCCTTGGATTTAAGTCTGTCTTCCACTTAACAG ACTACTTGATGATCATCAGTGGGCAGCTGGTGCTGTTCATGGACCCCAGCGAACCGGAGGAGAGGATGTGTCGCTGCCTCCCCCTGCAGCAGCTGAGTGAGGTGTTCCCAACTGCATCTGTGCAGCACGCCTTTGGTCACCACCTGACGCCACAGCAGCAGGCCGCGGGCAGCTTCCCGGGCACGCTGTTCTGGTTTCCTCTGCGGCAGACTCCCTCAAAGATATCGGACACCGTATACACCGCGGAGCACGTGAAGTGGCTGTTTGACTCGTTTGCAGTGGAGGCAGGTGTGTGCCTCACCTTCCTCAAGTCCCTGGAGAAGATAACCATTGGGCAGTTGAAGAGCCAGAAGGTGATAGTCAGCCACTGCATGGAGGTAACCAGCTCCAACATGACCAGGATGAGGAACATGAGGCAGGCATTCAGACAGAATTTGCAGCAGTGCAAGGGCTCCCCATCCCAGGCTCTCTCCTGCTCCTATGACGCCACGCTTCACACCAGCAACCACAGAGACAACAGACGCCAGCAGGACATGAGAATCCTGCACTTCTTACCAGGAAAGAAGGACACTGAGTGGATTAAGTGGGGTGGAAAAGACACCAGTAAACATATTCCTCTGGTGGGGGTTGCAGTACCCACCTCCACACCGGCAGAAGCCACAGGTCACATCTTCAGCTTCCTGCCTCTGCCACCAGACTCGACCAACCAGACTGGCCTTCCAGTCCAGGTCAATGGGGCCTTTATCCTCAACCAGAATCGAAGACAGGTCAAGTGGAGGACCAGTGAGAGCAGCAAGGAGGCAGAT GTTATGTGGAATGAGGagctggtggtgaaggtggtggccaAGGCATACACAGTGCTCCTGGAACAGCTACTGAAGGAGGCCACGACTGGCAGCATTGATGCCACGACTTGGTACACCTTCCTGCCAGACCTTAGCGCAGTGGCAGGCAGGTGGCTCAAGATGGGAAAGAAAGTGTGGCTGGATCTTCTTACTCAAGACATCATTTCTTCAGAG GTGAATGGGTTCCTTGCGGTGGAGGATGTCCTCTCCTCCAACGACCTTGATGCCCTCAATCCCCCGGAGGTCGCCAACACGGTGAAGAAAGTGCTGTGCTCCCAGTCACTCCCCCTTGCAACACTACCACATCATGTTCTTCAGTCCTTGTGTCTTCTGG ATCAGGAACCAAGCCCAGTCACACCCAGACACCTCCGCAGCACGCTCAAAAAATGCAGCACACTGAAGAAGTGGAATCGCGAACACCTCCTCTTTTACAGCGCCAAAGATGGGGATTATGGCAATCTCCTTGGCCTCCCCCTTCTGCCCCTTCAGGATAAGACGTGGGAGAGATTCAGGTTTGGGGGCGAGGCAGTGTACCTGTGTTCCCGCAAGGAGGCAGAGGCACTACAGGGGCTGGAGGGGCAGGTGGTGAATAATAATGTGGCTCCTTCAGTCCTGAAAATCTTGCAGGCAGTGGCAGATtctg gGGCGACTCAAGTGTGCCATTTTCAAGCCAAGCAGCACGGGCCCAAGCTGCTGCAGAAGAGTGTCGCCAGCATGCAGAAACCGCCAGCCGACTTCCCAGGATGTTGA
- the LOC135092441 gene encoding sacsin-like isoform X2 produces the protein MSCPGDPFTYYKIEVPTVVGQLRNILTQYPDNGQIIKELVQNAEDAGATTVEVVHVPDHFSFPEAWKVVHKFLQGPAVSLYNDAVFSEEDWHGIRKLSESIKKDNPLQVGQFGLGFKSVFHLTDYLMIISGQLVLFMDPSEPEERMCRCLPLQQLSEVFPTASVQHAFGHHLTPQQQAAGSFPGTLFWFPLRQTPSKISDTVYTAEHVKWLFDSFAVEAGVCLTFLKSLEKITIGQLKSQKVIVSHCMEVTSSNMTRMRNMRQAFRQNLQQCKGSPSQALSCSYDATLHTSNHRDNRRQQDMRILHFLPGKKDTEWIKWGGKDTSKHIPLVGVAVPTSTPAEATGHIFSFLPLPPDSTNQTGLPVQVNGAFILNQNRRQVKWRTSESSKEADVMWNEELVVKVVAKAYTVLLEQLLKEATTGSIDATTWYTFLPDLSAVAGRWLKMGKKVWLDLLTQDIISSEVNGFLAVEDVLSSNDLDALNPPEVANTVKKVLCSQSLPLATLPHHVLQSLCLLDQEPSPVTPRHLRSTLKKCSTLKKWNREHLLFYSAKDGDYGNLLGLPLLPLQDKTWERFRFGGEAVYLCSRKEAEALQGLEGQVVNNNVAPSVLKILQAVADSGATQVCHFQAKQHGPKLLQKSVASMQKPPADFPGC, from the exons ATGA GTTGCCCAGGAGACCCATTTACCTACTACAAGATTGAGGTGCCCACAGTGGTTGGTCAGCTGCGAAACATTCTCACACAGTACCCTGACAATGGGCAGATCATCAAG gagTTGGTGCAGAATGCAGAGGATGCAGGAGCAACCACAGTGGAGGTGGTGCATGTGCCTGACCACTTCAGCTTCCCAGAGGCATGGAAAGTGGTGCACAAGTTCCTGCAG ggaccGGCAGTCAGTCTCTACAACGATGCAGTCTTCTCGGAGGAGGACTGGCATGGCATTCGGAAATTGAGTGAGAGCATCAAGAAGGACAATCCATTACAAGTGGGACAGTTTGGCCTTGGATTTAAGTCTGTCTTCCACTTAACAG ACTACTTGATGATCATCAGTGGGCAGCTGGTGCTGTTCATGGACCCCAGCGAACCGGAGGAGAGGATGTGTCGCTGCCTCCCCCTGCAGCAGCTGAGTGAGGTGTTCCCAACTGCATCTGTGCAGCACGCCTTTGGTCACCACCTGACGCCACAGCAGCAGGCCGCGGGCAGCTTCCCGGGCACGCTGTTCTGGTTTCCTCTGCGGCAGACTCCCTCAAAGATATCGGACACCGTATACACCGCGGAGCACGTGAAGTGGCTGTTTGACTCGTTTGCAGTGGAGGCAGGTGTGTGCCTCACCTTCCTCAAGTCCCTGGAGAAGATAACCATTGGGCAGTTGAAGAGCCAGAAGGTGATAGTCAGCCACTGCATGGAGGTAACCAGCTCCAACATGACCAGGATGAGGAACATGAGGCAGGCATTCAGACAGAATTTGCAGCAGTGCAAGGGCTCCCCATCCCAGGCTCTCTCCTGCTCCTATGACGCCACGCTTCACACCAGCAACCACAGAGACAACAGACGCCAGCAGGACATGAGAATCCTGCACTTCTTACCAGGAAAGAAGGACACTGAGTGGATTAAGTGGGGTGGAAAAGACACCAGTAAACATATTCCTCTGGTGGGGGTTGCAGTACCCACCTCCACACCGGCAGAAGCCACAGGTCACATCTTCAGCTTCCTGCCTCTGCCACCAGACTCGACCAACCAGACTGGCCTTCCAGTCCAGGTCAATGGGGCCTTTATCCTCAACCAGAATCGAAGACAGGTCAAGTGGAGGACCAGTGAGAGCAGCAAGGAGGCAGAT GTTATGTGGAATGAGGagctggtggtgaaggtggtggccaAGGCATACACAGTGCTCCTGGAACAGCTACTGAAGGAGGCCACGACTGGCAGCATTGATGCCACGACTTGGTACACCTTCCTGCCAGACCTTAGCGCAGTGGCAGGCAGGTGGCTCAAGATGGGAAAGAAAGTGTGGCTGGATCTTCTTACTCAAGACATCATTTCTTCAGAG GTGAATGGGTTCCTTGCGGTGGAGGATGTCCTCTCCTCCAACGACCTTGATGCCCTCAATCCCCCGGAGGTCGCCAACACGGTGAAGAAAGTGCTGTGCTCCCAGTCACTCCCCCTTGCAACACTACCACATCATGTTCTTCAGTCCTTGTGTCTTCTGG ATCAGGAACCAAGCCCAGTCACACCCAGACACCTCCGCAGCACGCTCAAAAAATGCAGCACACTGAAGAAGTGGAATCGCGAACACCTCCTCTTTTACAGCGCCAAAGATGGGGATTATGGCAATCTCCTTGGCCTCCCCCTTCTGCCCCTTCAGGATAAGACGTGGGAGAGATTCAGGTTTGGGGGCGAGGCAGTGTACCTGTGTTCCCGCAAGGAGGCAGAGGCACTACAGGGGCTGGAGGGGCAGGTGGTGAATAATAATGTGGCTCCTTCAGTCCTGAAAATCTTGCAGGCAGTGGCAGATtctg gGGCGACTCAAGTGTGCCATTTTCAAGCCAAGCAGCACGGGCCCAAGCTGCTGCAGAAGAGTGTCGCCAGCATGCAGAAACCGCCAGCCGACTTCCCAGGATGTTGA